From a region of the Triticum aestivum cultivar Chinese Spring chromosome 7D, IWGSC CS RefSeq v2.1, whole genome shotgun sequence genome:
- the LOC123168084 gene encoding protein ROLLING AND ERECT LEAF 2: protein MGCAASRLEDEEAVKMCRDRRDFIKQALDQHNRFASSHIAYIESMKCVSMALQRFVAGDDRHELIFDPFISPVKQQKPEMLGLPYGSYEKRTVHVAKYLMSGPNPSVSVEEAPRPVETIRVESHYPVDGYAGTDRFFPANSSPMRPSSHYTPYDRPSYVAPSPQEPVRNAYYMPPYDRPSYVAPSPQEPVRNAHYMPPYDRPNYVPSSPQDPVKNSSYYMPPYAPSPQEPVRNSYYMPPYERPNYVPPSPQEPVRNSSYYTPPYDRQSYPPAPPQDPRRTSYYASHDRPNYPPSSPQEPESSPWDSFWNPFSSLDSYPYPRPRSSYDNVVTDDELARLQRVREEEGIPELEEEDDECQKHEQMHNKEGEGEGEDDDDEEESDEDDDEEEESDECEHSDDQRCMASNEARPGKSEVNVKQEQKGHQSKGVQCAGSSEPRNAVDHEIKAHKKELMRNKVANAEETPGFTVYLNRKPTSLVEAMKDIDSQFLGICSAAQEVSRMLEASRAQYSTSNDLSVKMLNPVALLRSASIRSSSSRFLLASSGSIDDLFDNDTSSCYSEESCSTMSGSHHSTLDRLYTWEKKLYKEVKVGERLRLEYEKRMAHLRSQDVKGEEPSSVDKTRSALRSLQTRMKVSIQTVQSISRRIEVLRDEELHPQLMELIQGLSRMWRAMAERHEAQKRTIDDAKLLFLQHRASAATTVALGPPEATTPPPAAVALECEVRAWRGALDAWLSAQRAYARALAAWARRCLGIGAGAAAPRTVPPAFLVCMEWGLVVEAASEARVMDGLDFFVAGVGSVCSGAAAGMEGMAGRVLCAGLGAVTGAMAEFAAASADGYDAAVSAALAARAPEGGEEENAGGPPQQ from the exons ATGGGATGTGCTGCTTCCAGATTGGAAGATGAGGAGGCTGTCAAGATGTGCCGGGACAGGAGGGACTTCATCAAGCAGGCACTGGATCAGCACAACCGTTTTGCGTCCTCTCACATCGCCTACATCGAGTCCATGAAATGTGTCTCGATGGCCCTGCAGCGGTTCGTTGCTGGAGATGATCGGCACGAGCTCATTTTTGACCCATTCATTTCTCCTGTCAAGCAACAGAAGCCAGAGATGCTCGGCCTTCCTTATGGTTCGTATGAGAAGAGGACTGTTCATGTCGCGAAGTACTTGATGTCAGGACCAAACCCATCAGTGTCAGTTGAAGAGGCTCCACGGCCCGTGGAAACAATCCGTGTTGAGTCACATTACCCTGTGGATGGCTATGCTGGCACAGATAGATTCTTCCCAGCCAATTCCTCACCGATGAGGCCATCTTCTCACTATACACCTTATGACAGGCCAAGCTATGTAGCTCCATCACCCCAGGAACCAGTGAGGAATGCTTATTACATGCCACCTTATGACAGGCCAAGCTATGTAGCTCCATCACCCCAGGAACCAGTGAGGAATGCTCATTACATGCCACCTTATGACAGGCCAAACTACGTACCTTCATCACCCCAGGATCCAGTGAAGAATTCTTCTTATTACATGCCACCTTATGCTCCATCACCCCAGGAGCCAGTGAGGAATTCTTATTACATGCCACCCTATGAGAGGCCAAACTACGTACCTCCATCACCCCAGGAGCCAGTGAGGAATTCCTCTTATTACACGCCACCTTATGACAGGCAAAGCTATCCACCTGCTCCACCCCAGGATCCAAGGAGGACATCTTATTACGCATCTCATGACAGGCCAAACTACCCACCCTCATCACCCCAGGAACCAGAATCATCACCGTGGGACTCCTTCTGGAATCCATTCTCGTCGCTGGACAGCTATCCGTACCCGCGCCCTCGGAGTAGCTATGACAATGTGGTCACTGACGATGAATTGGCACggttacagcgggtaagagaggaggaaggaatcccagaactcgaagaggaagatgatgaatgTCAAAAACATGAACAAATGCACAAcaaagagggggagggggagggggaggatgatgatgatgaagaagaatctgatgaggatgatgatgaagaagaagaatctgatgAATGTGAGCATTCAGATGACCAAAGATGTATGGCTTCTAACGAGGCTCGCCCAGGAAAATCTGAAGTCAATGTCAAGCAAGAACAAAAGGGACATCAATCCAAAGGTGTTCAATGCGCAGGCTCATCCGAGCCCCGAAATGCAGTAGACCATGAGATCAAGGCACATAAGAAAGAACTAATGAGGAACAAAGTAGCAAATGCAGAAGAAACCCCAGGTTTCACTGTGTATCTGAACCGAAAGCCAACGAGTTTGGTCGAGGCTATGAAAGATATTGACAGTCAGTTCTTGGGGATCTGTAGCGCTGCTCAGGAAGTCTCACGGATGTTGGAGGCAAGTCGAGCTCAATACTCAACCTCAAATGATCTCTCTG TAAAGATGCTAAACCCAGTCGCACTTTTGCGATCTGCATCAATTCGATCATCATCTTCCCGCTTCCTTCTTGCTTCCTCTGGCTCAATAGATGATCTTTTTGACAATGATACAAGCAGCTGTTACTCTGAAGAATCTTGCAGCACAATGTCTGGAAGTCATCACTCCACTCTTGATAGACTGTATACATGGGAGAAGAAATTATACAAAGAAGTGAAG GTGGGTGAGCGATTAAGACTTGAGTATGAGAAGAGGATGGCACATTTGCGGAGCCAGGATGTGAAAGGGGAGGAGCCTTCTTCTGTCGATAAGACTCGTTCAGCGTTGAGAAGCTTACAAACTCGGATGAAGGTGTCAATACAAACTGTTCAGTCAATATCAAGAAGAATTGAAGTTCTAAGAGACGAGGAGTTGCACCCTCAACTTATGGAGCTTATCCAAGG ACTGTCGCGGATGTGGCGAGCCATGGCTGAACGCCACGAGGCTCAGAAGCGGACCATCGACGACGCCAAGCTTCTCTTCCTGCAACACCGCGCATCGGCCGCGACCACCGTGGCTCTCGGTCCTCCAGAGGCGAcgacgccgcctcccgccgccgtcgcGCTCGAGTGCGAGGTGCGAGCCTGGCGCGGAGCCCTGGACGCCTGGCTATCGGCGCAGCGCGCGTACGCGCGCGCCCTGGCCGCCTGGGCACGACGCTGCCTGGGCATTGGCGCGGGCGCCGCGGCGCCGCGCACCGTGCCGCCGGCGTTCCTGGTGTGCATGGAGTGGGGGCTCGTCGTCGAAGCGGCTTCAGAGGCGCGGGTGATGGACGGGCTGGACTTCTTCGTGGCCGGCGTAGGGTCGGTGTGCTCGGGAGCCGCCGCGGGCATGGAGGGCATGGCGGGGCGCGTGCTCTGCGCCGGCTTGGGAGCCGTCACCGGCGCCATGGCCGAGTTCGCCGCGGCATCGGCGGACGGGTACGACGCCGCGGTGTCGGCGGCGCTGGCCGCGCGCGCGCCGGAGGGCGGGGAGGAGGAAAACGCGGGAGGACCGCCGCAACAGTAG